Proteins encoded by one window of Microplitis mediator isolate UGA2020A chromosome 1, iyMicMedi2.1, whole genome shotgun sequence:
- the LOC130666470 gene encoding venom allergen 5-like: MSDLTRLYYLLLLANASYLALTKSDNQVENYCRLCKHHTMCRYPSDDVGFNCKNIVDGDLGHEEIISIVDQHNFHRNIIASGQEIRGNPGPQPPAKNMMELTWDVELARLAKRWVLQCILSKDKCRDVMRFKVWQNINVLNIESLETGTTGLHRIPFHLQSWSDDVENFDAAEVGLVDFAEDSRGPYIGIAAGNITLVGCGRATYSVELWETGPTSTTTPTSSSLSLSAASASSSSVSASANPQPGTLKFPRENTNISSVIGDLSNIRGHRLEVLVCNYGAIDRTTPRNLYEDGMPGYCPEGFTNSPRYEYLCCKTENEEDEQWDIVDNTRSSSYIVRHSTSKLFLFTLYQYLMNGLLSTGFTVRQ, encoded by the exons ATGAGCGACTTGACAAGACTGTACTATTTACTGTTACTAGCTAATGCGAGTTATCTCGCTTTAACTAAATCCGACAACCAAGTGGAAAATTATTGTCGTCTCTGTAAGCATCACACCATGTGTCGTTATCCC TCCGATGATGTAGGATTCAACTGTAAAAATATTGTCGATGGTGATCTCGGTCACGAAGAAATAATATCGATAGTAGATCAACATAATTTTCATCGCAATATAATAGCAAGTGGGCAAGAGATACGGGGTAATCCTGGACCACAACCACCGGCTAAAAATATGATGGAACTA actTGGGATGTCGAACTTGCACGTCTAGCCAAGAGATGGGTACTCCAGTGTATACTGAGTAAAGACAAGTGCAGGGATGTAA TGCGATTCAAAGTATGGcaaaatataaacgttttgaACATTGAATCACTTGAAACTGGTACAACTGGACTTCATCGCATTCCATTTCATCTCCAATCTTGGTCAGACGATGTTGAGAATTTCGATGCTGCTGAAGTTGG ACTGGTAGACTTTGCTGAAGACAGTCGGGGTCCGTACATCGGGATAGCAGCAGGGAACATAACCCTCGTGGGTTGTGGTCGAGCGACATATAGCGTAGAGTTGTGGGAAACGGGACCGACGAGTACGACGACTCCAACAAGCTCGTCCTTGTCCTTGTCCGCGGCCTCAGCATCCTCGTCCTCAGTATCGGCATCAGCGAATCCACAACCAGGGACACTGAAGTTTCCTCGAGAAAACACGAACATCAGTAGCGTTATTGGTGACTTGAGCAATATACGAGGTCACCGGCTTGAGGTACTTGTCTGCAATTACGGAGCTATCGATCGCACAACACCCCGGAATCTCTATGAGGATGGAATGCCTGGGTACTGTCCCGAGGGTTTTACTAACAGTCCTCGCTACGAGTATTTGTGCT gtaAAACAGAAAATGAAGAAGATGAACAATGGGATATTGTCGATAATACACGAAGTTCTAGTTATATTGTTCGACATTCTACCTCAAAGCTATTTCTCTTTACACTTTACCAATATCTTATGAATGGTCTATTGTCTACTGGATTTACTGTAcggcaataa